The DNA sequence TTTGTATATGGGGTTTTTCTGCACACTGCGGCTAAACAGAGCGCGGTCACGTCGTATGGAAATCTCACCGGGGACCTTATGCTCTAGAGAAGAAAGTCGCGCCCGCCGTGGGGCTTTACGCCAAGAAGCAGCCCCATGGTATCATGACAGCGAACATGACGGCGATGGAGGCTGATCATTAGTTACGATTGGAAAGCTTCGGGAACGTACTCCCAAATGTGGGAGCATATTGCATGGTACACATGGCTATTTTTACATGTGTTCATTCACAAACATTTATTCAGTCAGTCTATATATTCTCTACGGGCGTTTTTCGTAAATGTCTGCGTAATGCCTACAGAAAGCCTGTGGTAATATGGCCTTGCGGATTATGGCTATTGATTTTGTACGAATAACCACTTTGTAAATTTGTGGATCACAACTGACTCAATTGATTAAGCCTGGCACTAACTATTGCCTGCAGACAGTCCGTATACACTGCGAAATATATACAGATAGTCTACGAAATATCAACCCAATAGATATTGTGTTGTACTCACACTCACCATATCTTCATATATACGTCTGTATAAAGAAAAATGGATGGTATAGTTGCAGCCTGCGTAGATTCCATAACTAAAAGGACAAGTCGAAAAAAAGCCGAGCAGTCTACGTGATATCTACAGACAGCTTAGGAACTGTCTAAATTCATTTGTACCTATACCTGATGCTCGTGCCTATCACATCGCGTCTCACCATGCATCGATAATCTAGCGCTCTCCCCTGCGGCGCAGTGCAAAGCATCAGGACTCGCCGTCAGCCGACAAGGGGTCTGGAAGACGAGAGACCACGGGACAAGTACCATCTGAGCGTCGACGGCACCGACCTTTCGAAGCTTTACAAGCAGGCGCGGCCGACACTTCCGGATTCCGTGATTCAAGACGTCATAGCATACGTCAACCAAAAGGTGACGGAAGCCTTGTAGTTGCTGTGGAAGCATGTCATTTCGTGGCAGCTATATAATGTTGACGCCATATATGTAATCGGAAGCCCGGGCCTGCAAAGATCATTGCACGTACAGGTCTAGCCACACGGAACTTACTTCCGTCGTATTTATGGCGCCGTCGCGTTGCCGCGTTCGTTTCACgttgcgcgctcacgctgcaatCAGGGCCGCATATCGTAGAAGGTGTTTGTAAGCTTAACCGGCAAATTATTCGGCAAATCGAAGCGCAGGAACATCAGTGTTTCCTGGCGCAGAATTGTCGATTAATCGGCCGATTCCGTACGCTATTCAGCCCTGATTGCACTgcccttccttccttcgttccttcgttccttccttccttccttccttccttccttccttccttccttcgttccttccttccttcataaATGAATGAATTAGTTTTGTTTACCAGACAGGTCCTTCGCGAACTCGATCGATTCACTTTCCTCCAACTATCTTCCAAGCTATGTCTAGCTTGGTACAGCGTCTGCCCTTGAAAGGCGATGCCGTAAAGTTCGATTCCCgaaccagggcgaatttttcttgcTAAGCTGCTAAAGTTGTCCTACGAATTCATTTGTGCTGCTTTCACGTGCATGCCAACCTTGCCTTTCACACAAGAAAGCGGAGTGTGGTGAAGCCTATAGAATGGGTCACGTGTCCTTGCGCGCAGCTGTCCAAGCGTGAGCTGTGCGTTGACGTGGGCTGTGGGCCCGGCCAGAGCACCGAGCTGTTCTGCCCCTACTTCAAGAACGTGGTAGGCGCCGACATCAGCCATTCGCAGATCGAGGAGGCCAACGCCATGCGGCGGCATGGAAACGTCACCTACATGTGAGCCCTCGTCGTGTTCGATTTCTCACGCGCGAGGTTGCCGATTTCGTACTATGAACACCCACTTAGGTACGACGCATGGAACGCGTTGTTTTGCGTAGCCTAATGAAAAGCAATGGGCAAGACGTTTCGAGATTGACCCCGTTTTGCCACGAACCACGATAAGTATGAGGCAAAACTTCACGTGTCCATTATGAAGCGGTAGGCTTCGTGGCTGTAAACATTAGGGTCCACTACTGACAGGGACAAGGACAACACGCAGATGTATAACTTATAactaaaagaaataattatggggttttacgggccaaaaccacgatctgattatgaggcacgccgtaatgggggactccgcaaTAATTTGGACCATAGCACCTGGGgctctataacgtgcacctaaacctaagtacacgggtgatttcgcagctcgccctcatcgaaatgccgccgccgtggtcgggatgtATAACATACAACTGCCTTCTTTGTTAAACGCTTATATATGTGATTGCTACATCGTGTGTGTACGGACAGTAAGACGGAGGCCaggtaaaagaaaaatacattcaCGCAGAGCAATAATTAAATGGCTATATTAAGACACGGCCTTAAATACACTTTTCATATGTCTTTGTCTGCAGCGATTAGCAAATATTATTGTCGTACCTCGATCTTATACATCGCGCAGTGTATTCAATGCTGATAAacgcaaggtttgggtacggttAGTTGGTATTCCATCGTATCAATcttcacttacagcgcatacatagacgagggacaaaaaggacaaCGAAGACAAGCACTTGTcttcgtcctttttgtccctcgtctatgtatgcgcggTAAGTGAAAACTGATAAAGGCGCCTATGGACAGCTTCGTTGTCCTCAGTTCTAGCGAGGGGCACGCTGTCGGGTTGCGGAATGCTTACCCTGAAAATGCGAAGGTGATTCCCCTCGCAAGTCGCAGGAAACATAGTCTGGTACCACGTGACAGAGGAAGATAAGCTTCCTGCACTTCTTTGCAACGGCTGTCTCACAGTCCGGTAGGTTCAGGGAACGTGTGACTTGCGTAACCGAAATTCGTCGTGGTATCAGCGGGTAGCAAAAATAAAGTTGTctccccccctaccccccccccccccaatttcccTATTTCTTTCGCGGCATTCGGAGATTGACCTTGGTGCCAATAATAGTACACCAGAGTCCTTCAGTTCAAGATTGCACTGGGGACTTGACACACTTGCTCTCAAGCCCACAGCGGCTTCTCCGCGGGCGAATGCGGAGAACAATAAGTTGTCGCGCTTAAGTTCATGGCTAGAGCAAGAGAAGAAACTCTTCGTTCGTAAGAGTGTCAACCTTGCGCTAATGTTTGCTGCGTGCATAGGTTATCAACTTGTCCATGGCACCGCCCTTGTGAACTTTACAGCATAACTGTACCGCCCTCTGGCGCAATACATGGGCTGCTTGCTACTTTCGTCGTCCCTCTGCGACAGGGAGGCGCACGCCGAGTGCCTGCCGCTGCGCTCAAACTCGGTCGCGCTGGTGTCGGCGGTGAACGCGATCCAGTGGTTCGACCAGGACGCCTTCTTCTCCGAAGTTCGCCGCGTGCTGGTGGAGAACGGCGTCCTCTTTGCGGCCATGCACCACCTGAGGGCGCTGCTGGAACCCGGCATGGACAACTGGCTCTTCCAGGTATATTGTGAGATGCCACAACTGCGGTAGATCGCGGTGCCCATCCTCATTATAAAATGAAATCAAATTAAGTCAATTTTTACTTTGATCAGTGATCATGGTAAAAATCATAATTGCGCGATGTATGTTCATCAACGAGATCCGATCAAACGTGCGATTGCTTATCTCGAATCAGCTAGACCTGTCACACTTACAGAGAACCTGGTAACCGGTTGTGAGGTGCGCGAGCACCTGCAGCACGTGCCCAACATCTAGCAGGCGATGGTAGGTGCTGGGAGTTCTGGGACTGTTCGTTCCGTAGCCTCATGGACCGAGCATGCGGCATGATGATGCGTAGTCGTGTTGCCGCATGGTCGACCCGtactttctttcgcgaaagtaGATGACCAGTTCAGCCGATTGACCACCCTAGACTGTGTGATTCACACAGTGCCAACAAGTTCACAGAACAAGTTTTTAATGTTTCCAACTGGCCCAGTGGTCAAAGCCGGTTTATCCCTTGGATGACAACGTGGAAAGGTGGCTGTATGACCGTTGGAACTCGATGGACTTTGTCTGAAGCTTCAAGGACGATGTGGTTGTTACGCTTAGCCCTACGTTGAACCGGATGGTCTTGAAAACACAGTGCATGAAGTTGAAGCGTAATATGGACGAGCTAAGCtccaagaaaaaaggaaatatgaGGCCAAATCAGAGTAAAATGGGTTACAATAAGGGATCAGATGCTACTACTACATTTCAGTGATATTCTATCGCGTTTTCAGATTTCCCCCTAAAATATAGTTGATAAATTGGTAATGATTGCATAAAAATACTGCATCATTTGGGTGAGGTTGGCACGCAAAGAAATCAGGAGTAACTCGCCGACTTAAGAGGTGCCTAGGTAGCGAGGATGCATTGTTTGCGCATATTATTACGCCATCTATACCACTTTCATCGACAGCCACATTTCCTGTGACCGCGGCAGTTGTAATGCTTCATCTGTCTATAACTTCTTGCAAGTTGGTGACGGCTACATGATTGAGACTGCTGGGCAAGGAACGCATAGCTAAGATATCTGTATCTGCTTTATTGTATGTTCTTTCAGCTCTTGTATCCAACGCCCGCTACGGGTTGTCTCCGACCGCAGTTTTAAATCAGCCCTTGTGACTGCGTGTTTTGAAATTTTCTCATCTAGATATAACTGTCTTATGTATATTTACTAAAGCTTTTGGATGTCGCGATCTTAATGTTACAAAGTGATCACGTAAAGAGTACCACCCGACGCACACTGCGTTGGATGCCACATCAGGCAGCTTCTGGCATCCTCGCGTAATGGAAGTAAAGGGTGCCGAGAAGAAACGGTAGGAGGAGCTGTGAGTTACGGCGTAGTACATGGAAGAAGGGATGCACACGGAAGCGTCTAAGCGCTGCTACAGCAACTGTTTTGAACTGCCTCCGGTATCGGCAGGAAACACGAATTGACGTGGTCTTGGAGGCCACCGTTTCGTCATACCGCAGTTGTTCGGCCATATTTTTGCCGTCAGAAACTAGGAACGTGTGCGCGAGCTCAAGTGCATCACAATATCCGAGACAATTCTGCTTTCCGTCAGATTCGCAGCTGAGCAGAGCAAAATTAGAAACACTCTTCGGCTGTACAATTACTAATGCAACTAATACTAAGGCGGCACGCGCCTTTAAGTGCCCATAGGCACTGTTCCCAAATAATTGGTGACGGTCAAGTGTATAGAAATCATTGACTATAGTAGGCTGTAAGCGACGACATCAAGACCATAAAGCTTTTCTGGTGTGCAGCTGAGAAAAGAGAAGTTCTCGGACTACTTGCTGTCCCGCCATATGTACTGGGATGACGGCTATGGCAGCATCGAGGTCCCCTTCAAGGGCGTACGAAGGTGAGAGCGAAAGCGCCTGTGTTTCTACTCACGACAAAGATCTGGTGTATCGTCTGGATAACAGTGGGTGCGTCGAAAGCGCTCTCACATTGTGTTTGTAGAGTCTCGTATTTAGCAGTATTTAGCATTAACCAGTCTCCCATAACTCGTGTAcacatagcccccccccccccccttcgccctCTTCTCGCTACAGCGTCAGCTCACTTAGAGCAATAAAAAGCaaaacttgaagctcatgcttttGCCGTACCGCAGGTGGGGTTGACGCAAATGGTCACTCGTTGAAGTCATGCTCACTCGTTGACGTCATGGTCACAATTTTTTGAACACAGATATTCGTCCTTGAATCTAGACAACGTCCTAATCTCAAGACCGGCCCACTGAATGCAAAAGTATTTAATGTCTACGAAAGTAGTTTAGGAAGCGCGTTCGCAGCCGCGAAATTTTTGACTAGATGTTTGGAGCCAGCTACGGATGAGCGCGTATAAAAGTATTCTTGTAAGCTTCACGGAAAATACTTAacgtaccctccccccccccccctcaacaaacaacaataataaaaaagtttGATGCTGAGCTCTAGGCAAAGCCTACACGTAAAGTGTCAGAGTTGAAGTAAGTTATCTTATATACGCTATACGCATGCACGTTTAGGCTCGTTAGCGACTAATTCGGTGGATTAGTTTTGCAGTTTACGCCGATCCTATTCAGACGATATGGCTTCAGCCGAAAGTACCGTGGACGCCCATCTAATTCTGTTCCATCTCGCGCGCAGGAAAACGATGCTGAGCAAAAGCACCCTGACGGTGTCGGGCGTGATGAGCCACGTCAACACGTGGAGCCTGGCGATCATGATGCGCGAGCAGGAACCGGCAAGGGCCCAGGCCACGCTCGCCGAATTCAGGGACAGGTACGCGCAGGCCTGCATGCGCCTCCATTGAACTCTCCCCAAGTGTTTCTGGTGCAGCGATAGGTGCACGTGATAACGTCTGCGCGAGATTGCGTAGCAGTGTGCGCTATTAGACGCCTAACGGGCAAGGCAGAGAACGTTCGACACTCGTTATATTCAGGCTGCATCTCCAGAGTTACTAGGCTGCTTCCGGTGTGACTTCCGCAAGCTTCTTATCGGCGTGAAAGGCTGCATGCATGCTCACGTTTTTATCatgtttcttgtcttttcttgcCGTTACGGCTTCAATGATGTTAAAACGCCTCGTAATGCTCAAGAGAAGTTTTTTCCTCATCTCTACGAACATCGACACTTGGACGTCCGATTCCGGAGGTAATTAGCACTATTGGCAAATTAGGCTTTTGTTCATAAGTACTTATTGGTTCGgcaaatgttaggcataacattGAAAGGAAGGATGAGAGCGATCtgaatcagagagaaaacggggatagTCAATATTTTAGCCGTGGTTAAGAGAAAAACATTTAcggacgattacaatactccataatgcgaaacttgagcgccTCATGATTTCGCTGCACCCTCCTTCTCCGacttcctcctcgcgctctcttcgctatcgccgtctttcatcacccgctgcggTCCGCGTTAgctctttcatcattcgctgtgctcatttgcttggttacaccgagggacgacgccgacgcgaaacgcaggaactgACGCctgagagctgtgctctaaaag is a window from the Dermacentor variabilis isolate Ectoservices chromosome 3, ASM5094787v1, whole genome shotgun sequence genome containing:
- the LOC142575383 gene encoding putative methyltransferase DDB_G0268948, producing MLLLRAFWRRSPLLQSIRTRRQPTRGLEDERPRDKYHLSVDGTDLSKLYKQARPTLPDSVIQDVIAYVNQKLSKRELCVDVGCGPGQSTELFCPYFKNVVGADISHSQIEEANAMRRHGNVTYMEAHAECLPLRSNSVALVSAVNAIQWFDQDAFFSEVRRVLVENGVLFAAMHHLRALLEPGMDNWLFQLRKEKFSDYLLSRHMYWDDGYGSIEVPFKGVRRKTMLSKSTLTVSGVMSHVNTWSLAIMMREQEPARAQATLAEFRDRILSKMKDHPDEDPVINVAFMTSYFMCRK